The Pseudomonas triclosanedens genome has a window encoding:
- the mpl gene encoding UDP-N-acetylmuramate:L-alanyl-gamma-D-glutamyl-meso-diaminopimelate ligase gives MHIHILGICGTFMGSLAVLAKELGHRVTGSDANVYPPMSTQLEAQGIELMQGYDPAHLDPAPDLVVVGNALSRGNPAVEHVLNKGLPYVSGPQWLADHVLQGRWVLAAAGTHGKTTTSSMLAWVLEHAGMSPGFLIGGVPQNFGVSARLGGTPFFVVEADEYDSAFFDKRSKFVHYHPRTAILNNLEFDHADIFPDLAAIERQFHHLVRTIPGEGLIIHPTSETALKRVIGMGCWTPVQTTGEGGQWQARLLSEDGSRFEVLFDGKPQGTVDWELTGQHNVANALACLAAARHVGVVPELGCAALSAFKSVKRRMEKVAEVNGVTIYDDFAHHPTAIATTLDGLRKRVGDAPMIAVVEPRSNSMKLGAHRDGLPESVVQADNVFWYAPPNLGWDLAATVASSTVPTQVCDSLDAIIEGVKAIATPGTQVVIMSNGGFGGLHGKLAKALEG, from the coding sequence ATGCACATCCACATCCTCGGCATCTGCGGCACCTTCATGGGGTCGCTGGCCGTCCTGGCCAAGGAGCTCGGCCACCGCGTGACCGGCTCCGATGCCAACGTCTACCCGCCCATGAGTACCCAGCTCGAAGCCCAGGGCATCGAACTGATGCAGGGTTACGATCCGGCGCACCTCGACCCCGCGCCGGACCTCGTGGTCGTCGGCAACGCCCTGTCGCGCGGCAATCCGGCGGTGGAGCATGTGCTGAACAAGGGGCTGCCCTACGTGTCCGGCCCGCAATGGCTGGCCGACCATGTGCTGCAAGGCCGCTGGGTCCTGGCCGCCGCCGGCACCCACGGCAAGACCACCACCAGCAGCATGCTGGCCTGGGTGCTGGAGCATGCCGGTATGAGCCCGGGCTTCCTGATCGGCGGCGTGCCGCAGAACTTCGGCGTTTCCGCGCGCCTGGGCGGCACCCCGTTCTTCGTGGTCGAGGCCGACGAGTACGACAGCGCCTTCTTCGACAAGCGCTCCAAGTTCGTCCACTACCACCCGCGCACGGCGATCCTGAATAATCTGGAATTCGACCACGCGGATATCTTTCCCGATCTCGCCGCCATCGAGCGCCAGTTCCACCATCTGGTGCGTACCATTCCCGGCGAGGGCCTGATCATTCATCCCACCTCCGAAACCGCGCTCAAGCGCGTGATCGGGATGGGCTGCTGGACCCCGGTACAGACCACCGGCGAAGGCGGCCAGTGGCAGGCGCGCCTGCTCAGTGAGGATGGCTCGCGCTTCGAGGTGCTGTTCGACGGCAAGCCGCAGGGCACCGTGGACTGGGAGCTGACCGGCCAGCACAACGTCGCCAACGCCCTGGCCTGCCTCGCGGCGGCCCGGCATGTCGGTGTGGTGCCGGAGCTGGGTTGCGCCGCGCTGTCGGCCTTCAAGAGCGTCAAGCGGCGCATGGAGAAGGTCGCCGAGGTCAACGGCGTGACCATCTACGACGATTTCGCCCATCACCCGACCGCCATCGCCACCACGCTGGACGGCCTGCGCAAGCGCGTGGGCGATGCGCCGATGATCGCCGTGGTCGAACCACGCTCCAACTCCATGAAACTCGGCGCCCACCGCGACGGCCTGCCGGAGTCCGTGGTGCAGGCCGACAACGTGTTCTGGTACGCGCCGCCGAACCTGGGCTGGGACCTGGCCGCCACCGTGGCCAGCTCCACCGTGCCCACGCAGGTCTGCGATTCGCTGGATGCCATCATCGAGGGCGTGAAGGCGATCGCCACGCCGGGCACCCAGGTAGTGATCATGAGCAACGGCGGTTTCGGCGGCCTGCACGGCAAGCTCGCCAAGGCGCTGGAGGGCTGA
- the ubiX gene encoding flavin prenyltransferase UbiX, translating into MAGAERITLAMTGASGAQYGLRLLDCLVQEDREVHFLISKAAQLVVATETDVTLPGKPQAIQAFLSEYTGAAPGQIRVYGKEDWMAPVASGSGAPSAMVVVPCSTGTLSAIATGACNNLIERAADVALKERRQLILVPRETPFSSIHLENMLKLSNMGAVILPAAPGFYHQPQTVDDLIDFVVARILNQLGIPQDMLPRWGEHHLVSDE; encoded by the coding sequence ATGGCTGGAGCCGAACGCATCACCCTGGCCATGACCGGCGCTTCCGGCGCGCAGTATGGCCTGCGCCTGCTCGACTGCCTGGTGCAGGAGGACCGCGAAGTGCACTTCCTGATCTCCAAGGCCGCGCAACTGGTGGTGGCCACCGAGACCGACGTGACCCTGCCGGGCAAGCCGCAGGCGATTCAGGCGTTCCTCAGCGAGTACACCGGGGCCGCGCCTGGGCAGATTCGCGTGTACGGCAAGGAAGACTGGATGGCCCCCGTGGCTTCCGGCTCCGGCGCGCCCAGCGCGATGGTGGTGGTGCCCTGTTCCACCGGTACCCTGTCCGCCATTGCCACCGGTGCCTGCAACAACCTGATCGAGCGCGCCGCCGACGTGGCCCTGAAGGAGCGCCGCCAGTTGATCCTGGTGCCGCGTGAGACGCCGTTCTCCAGCATCCATCTGGAGAACATGCTCAAGCTGTCCAATATGGGCGCGGTGATCCTGCCGGCTGCTCCGGGTTTCTATCATCAGCCGCAGACGGTGGACGACCTGATCGACTTCGTCGTCGCGCGTATCCTCAATCAACTGGGCATTCCCCAGGACATGCTGCCGCGCTGGGGCGAACACCATCTTGTCAGTGACGAATAA